The genome window CCCCCGCCCGTCCACCGCCACCGACCGATAGCCCGCCTCCGCCAACGGCTCGTGCAACGCGATGAAGTCCTCCTTGCTCCCGGTGAACCCCGGCACGAGCAGGACGGTCCCCTTCACCGCCGTGCCCGCCTCGATCACGGCGAACTCCCCGCGGGGGGTACGCAGACGATGTGCACGGGCGCCGGGCGGCGGTGTGAAGGTAGGGGGACGACTCATGGGTGGAGGGTAACCGGCCACGGCCCCGGACGACCGTCCCACCCCTGCGTCCGGGTGGGGCGCGCTTTCGGGTGCGGGTCCGGTGGGGCTTCTCGCGCAGTTCCCCGCGCCCCTCAAGGGCCTCCGGCCCTTGGGCGCAGACCGGCCCTTCGGCCCGAAGAGCACGGGGCGCAGCCCCGGCTCTTCAGGGGCGCGGGGAACTGCGCGACCAGCCCCCACCGGACCCGCACCCGAAAGCGCACCCCCCGCGCGGAGCGCGAAAGCGGGTCGAAGGGCGCAGCCCCTGGGGATGGGATGGGACGGGTAGGGGCGGCGGAAGCGAGAAGCCCTGGAAACGCCGAAGGCCCGGCCCCCCGAAGGGAAACCGGACCTTCTACTCGGCAGCTACGGCAGAACCGCCTCAGCCCTCCGTGCCCTCCACGGCGGCCACAGCCTTCCGCACACGCCGCCGAGGCGCCGGAGCCTCAGCCCCACCGTCCTCGACGACAGCCGGAGCCGCGGCCTTCCGCGTACGACGAGGCTTAGTGGCCTGCTCCTCCGTAGGCTGAGCAGGAACCACCCCCTCACCCGTCGCGGTCACGGTCGCCGCGGCCTTCCGCGTACGACGACGCGGCGCAGGAGCCTCGACCTCGACGCCGGCCTCGTCCACGGCAACGGCGGCTTCGGCCACCTTGCGTGTACGACGCCGGGGCTTGGCCGGTGCCTCCTCGGCAACGGCTTCCTCGACCACGGTCTCGACGGGCGCGGTCTCGACGGGCGCCGCGACCTTACGCGTACGGCGGCGCGGCGCGGCGGCAACCTCGGCGGTCGCCCCCTCGGCCGTGTCGACCGCGGCCACGGCGGCCTCCGCGGTCTTGCGGGTCCGACGACGCGGCGCGGGCGCGGCCTCCTCGGCGACAGCCTCCACCACGCTCTCGGCGGCCTCCGCCACACTCTTGCGAGCCCGACGGCGCGTCTTGGGCGCCTCGACGGCGTCGACGGCGGCCTCGGCCGCACCGTCCGTCGTCTCGACGACGGCCTCGGCGCTCTCCGCGGCCTTCCGGGTCCGGCGCCGGGGCTTGGCCGGTGCCTCCTCGGCCACGGCCTCCTCGACCACGGTCTCGACGGGCGCGGCCGCGACGGGCGCCGCGACCTTCCGCGTACGACGACGCGGCTTGGCCGGAGCCTCGGCGGTGTCGAGCGAGGCTTCCGCGCTCGGCGCCACCTCGGCGACGGCGGCAGCCTCGACGGCTTCCACGGCCGCCGCGGCGTCCACGGACTTGCGGGTCCGACGGCGACGCGGCTTCGGCGCCTCCTCGGCCGACTCGACGGGCGTACCCGCAGTCGTACCGGCGACGGTCCCGACCACGGCCTCGGCCCGCTCGATCGGCGTGCTCTCGACCGTCTCGGCAGTCTCGGCCGTCTCGACAGCGGCCTCGGCGGCGGGGTTCGCCCCGACCCGGGTGCGACGACGACGGCGAGGCGTACGGGGCTCGGACTCGACCGAGTCGCCACCCGGCGTCTGCACGGACGGCGCGGACGCGGGCGCCGACGGCTCGGTGACCGTCGCGGCTTCCGGGGCGACGCCGTCGAGCGTGGCGCCACCGCGCGTACGGCGGCGACGACGCGGCGTACGCGCCGGGCGCTCACGCTCACGCTCGCGCTCGGCGGCGGGCGCCGGGCCGGAGGAACGGCCGCCACGACCGCGCGGACCGCGCCCGCCCGGCTCGCCGAGGTCTTCCAGCTCCTCGGCCTCCAGACCGGCCCGGGTGCGCTCGGAGCGCGGCAGGACACCCTTGGTGCCCGCCGGGATGCTCAGCTCCTCGAAGAGGTGCGGGGAGGTGGAGTACGTCTCCGGCGGGTCGTTGAACCCGAGGTCCAGCGCCTTGTTGATGAGCTGCCAGCGCGGGATGTCGTCCCAGTCGACGAGGGTGATCGCGATGCCCTTGGCACCCGCGCGGCCCGTACGGCCGATGCGGTGCAGGTACGTCTTCTCGTCCTCGGGGGACTGGTAGTTGATGACGTGGGTGACACCCTCGACATCGATGCCTCGGGCGGCGACGTCGGTGCAGACGAGGACGTCCACCTTGCCGTTGCGGAAGGCGCGCAGCGCCTGCTCGCGGGCGCCCTGGCCGAGGTCGCCGTGGACCGCGCCGGAGGCGAAGCCCCGCTGCTTGAGCTGGTCGGCGAGGTCGGCGGCGGTGCGCTTGGTACGGCAGAAGACCATGGCCAGTCCCCGGCCGTCGGCCTGCAGTATGCGCGCGACCAGCTCGGGCTTGTCCATGTTGTGCGCGCGGTAGATGTGCTGCGAGGTGTTGCGGACCGTCGCGCCCTCGTCGTCCGGGGCCGTGGCACGGATGTGCGTCGGCTGGGACATGTAACGGCGGGCGAGACCGATGACCGCGCCCGGCATGGTCGCCGAGAACAGCATCGTCTGGCGGCGGGCCGGAAGCATGTTGATGATCTTCTCGACGTCGGGCAGGAAGCCCAGGTCGAGCATCTCGTCGGCCTCGTCGAGGACCAGGCACTTGACGTGCTTCAGGTTCAGCTTCTTCTGGCCCGCGAGGTCGAGGAGCCGCCCGGGGGTGCCGATGACGACGTCCACGCCCTTCTTGAGGGCCTCGACCTGGGGCTCGTAGGCACGGCCGCCGTAGATGGCGGTGACGCGGACGTTGCGCACCTTGCCGGCGGTCAGCAGGTCGTTGGTGACCTGGGTGCACAGCTCTCGGGTCGGGACGACGACGAGCGCCTGCGGGGAGTCGACCAGGTCCTCTGGCTTGGCACGCCCGGCCTCGACATCGGCGGGGACGACCACGCGCTCGAGCAGCGGGAGGCCGAAGCCCAGCGTCTTGCCGGTACCGGTCTTGGCCTGGCCGATGACGTCGGTGCCGGTGAGGGCGACCGGGAGGGTCATCTCCTGGATGGGGAAGGGGTTGACGATGCCGACGGCCTCAAGGGCCTCGGCCGTCTCGGGAAAGATCCCGAGATCTCGGAAAGTCGTAGTCAGGGTGCTGCCTCTTCTGTGTACGCGGTGTGAGGCGAGCGCGGGGGTCGTGTCGGACCGTGCCGGGGACGTCGGCCGCCTCACGGGCGGGCCGTGTGGCACGGGACCACTGCCGACGCTCTAGCGCTCATACCGCTGAGGGGTTCCCTCCGGACGCCGTACGCGGAGTGCCGTACGGAAAAGGAGGGCTGTCGGGTCGGAGCCGATCGGGCCACCGACCGGGCATCCTCATGCGTGCGGCCTGTCGAGATACGGTCGAGCGATCGAACTACGTCCGAACTATGTCGACGTACCAGCAGGCGCATTACCACCATACCCCGGAATCGCGCATATGCGATGGCCGATTTGGTCACGTAGTCGTCGTCACATCGAATCACGCGCCGATTCGTGCGCCGGGGGCGCACTGCGTGACCAGGCCCTTCCGCGTTGCGCGAAGCGGGCTATTGTGCGCTTCATGACCACGTCTGACAAGCCTGAGAACGCCACCGGCGGCGAGTCCGCCGCCGACGACACCGCCGAGGTCACCGGGATCGCCGCCCAGGACTGGGACCGGGCCTCCGCCGACCCGCAGTACCGCGCGGCGGTGGTGGATCTGCTGGGGGCGCTGGCGTACGGGGAGCTGGCGGCGTTCGAACGGCTCGCGGAGGACGCGAAGCTGGCGCCGACCCTCGTCGACAAGGCGGAGCTGGCGAAGATGGCGGCGGCCGAGTTCCACCACTTCGAGAGGCTCGCCGGTCGGCTCACCGAGATCGGCGAGGAGCCGACGCGGGCCATGGAGCCGTTCGTCGACGCGCTCGACGGCTTCCACAAGCAGACCGCGCCGTCGGACTGGTTGGAGGGACTCGTCAAGGCGTATGTCGGCGACTCGATCGCCAGCGACTTCTACCGAGAGGTCGCGGCGCACCTCGACTCGGACACCCGCGGGCTGGTGCTCGCCGTGCTCGACGACACGGGGCACGCCGGGTTCGCCGTGGAGAAGGTGCGTGCCGCGATCGACGAGGACCCGCGCGTGGGCGGCCGACTGGCGCTGTGGGCGCGGCGGTTGATGGGGGAGGCGCTGTCGCAGTCGCAGCGGGTGGTGGCCGACCGGGACGCCCTGTCCACGATGCTCGTGGGCGGTGTCGCCGACGGCTTCGATCTGGCCGAGGTGGGGCGGATGTTCTCGCGGATCACCGAGGCGCACACCAAGCGGATGGCCGCGCTGGGCCTCGCGGCGTGAGCGGGGGCTCCTATGCCCTGTCGTTTGGATCACGCCGGCTTCGGGCCACGGTGCCTGGTGACCGCCGGTGAGCGGGGCCTGGTGCGTGCGGCTGCAAGGCGGAGGAGGGCGTCGACGCGGAGCGTCGGCGACTGACGACAACGCGGCAGATGCGCGTGCCACGCCCCGCGGCCCAGGCGTGAGCCAAACGACAGGCCCTAGTACTGCAACCGCATCTGCGGGTTGTGGCCTCGGCGTTTGTAGTGGGAGCGGCGGGCACGGGCCTGGCTGCGTCGTCGGAAGCGTGACCAGTGCAGATGATGGTCGTTGCTGTGGTGGCGGGGCGTGACGATGATGTGGCCGATCAGTCGGCGGATCTCCGGGACGCTGAGGGGTATGAGGTCTTGCTCGTCGTCCGCTCCGCCCCTTTTGCGGCTTCTGCGGCGCGGACGGCGGTCAGGTAGGCGAGGGCGGCCATGGCCAGGGTGATGTGGCGGTACCAGGCCCGGTAGAGCCTCACCTGGTAGTGGTCCAGGCCGCACTCGCCCTTGGCGGTCTGGAAGCACTCCTCCACCGCCCACCTCGCGGCGGCTACCTTGACCAGGTCTTTCAGCCGGGAGGCCACCGATCCGTAGCAGACGTAGTAGGCGATCTCGGTGGGGTCGCTGATGCTGCGGCGGGCCAGAACCCAGTGCCCGAAGCCGTTCTCCCAGTACGGGCGGATGGCGACGCGGGCCCAGTCGTAGATCCGTTCGCCGTGCGCGCCCTGGCCCCCGGAAACCCGCTTCCACGCTTGCCTGGGCAGGGCGGCGACCAACTGGTCCACCCTGGCGTCGCCGCCGTCCGCCGTGGTCACGGTGTCGTTGACCTTGGTGGCCAGTACGTGCGCGATCCTGCGTTCCTCCAGCCATACCCGCAGGTGCTTGACCTGCCCGTATGCCTCGTCAGCGGTGACCCACGCGAACGGGATGCCTGCGTCGACGGCACGTTGCAGCATCCACTTGCAGTGCTCATTCTTGGTCGCGAAGGGGATCTCGTCGTCGATCCCGGCTGCGCGGCAGCGCTCACGGTCATCCGTCCAGGAAACGGGGATGTAGAGCTCACGGTCGATCAATGCCCGCCCCCTGGCGGAGGCGTAGGCCAGGAAGGTCCCGATCTGGCAGTTCTCCGTGCGGCCGGCGGTACCTGTGTACTGCCGCTGGACTCCGGCGGACTTGGTGCCCTTCTTCAGGAAACCGGTGTCGTCGCAGATCAGGACCGCGTTCTTGGCTCCGATGGTCTCCACGACGAAGTCGCGCACATCGTCGCGGACCGCGTTCTCGTCCCAGTCGGAGTGGTTGAGCAGGCGCTGGACGCCGTCCGGGCGGAGCTGCCCGACCTGCTCGGACAGCGTCCACCCGTTCTTCTTCTCCAGCGGCGCGACGAGTCCGTTCAGGTAGTCCAGCGCCCGCTCGCGGGGCTCCGACCTGCCGAAACGGTGGGCGAACCGGGCATGGAGCCCGGCCACCCCCTCGGACCACGACTCGACCTGCTCAACCGTCAGCGCATCAGCACACAGTCATACCAACGAGACCGCCGACCATCCGTCACGCCAGATGCGGTTGCAGTACTAGTCGCCGTGGGGTGCGGTGTCGTTCTGCGGGTGCGGCGCTCGTCGTGGCCGGTCGCGCAGTTCCCCGCGCCCCTGAACGGACGGCTTCGCCGCCGTGGGAGGGTCTTCCTCAGGCTGTCGCGGAGCTGCTGCGTCGAAATCGTTCCGTCGGGCGCAGCAGCAGGGACAGGGAGGCCGCCGCGACGATCAGCGCGCCGGTGAGGATCAGCAGGTAGTTCACGGAGCCCAGCGTCGTGTGGGTCAGGAAGGCGCCGAAGAGGCCGCCCGCGGTGCCGGTCGGGAGGACCAGGGTGCGGGACGGCAGGCGGTGCGGCAGACGGTAGGCCGCGGCGCAGGCAAGGACGAAGCCGAGCAGTGCGGATCCGAGTGCTTCCAAGAACATGATCGGGTTCCCTCCCGCACGGCCTGGCCTGGGCAGATCGGTCGTAGCCGGTACTACCCGCGAGTCAAGGAACGCAATCATCGTCTGTGCGGGAGATGTGGTGGCTCTGTGCGCTTTCCCCCGTGGGGGCGACGAGCGGCGGACATACGCAGGGGCCCGGTGGTTTCACACCACCGGGCCCCTCCGTGCACCTCTTGTGCCTCTTGCCCACAGCTGACTACAGCGCGCTGAAGCCCACCTTGCGGACGGCCGACTCGCCGATGTCGACGTAAGCGAGACGGTCGGCCGGGATCAGCACCTTGCGGCCGTGCTCGTCCGTGAGGCTCAGCAGCGCCGACTTGCCGGTCAGCGCCTCGGCAACGGCACGCTCGACCTCCTCGGCACTCTGACCGCTCTCCAGAACGATCTCGCGGGGCGCGTGCTGCACGCCGATCTTGACCTCCACGGCTATGTCCCTCCGACGGTCAGTGAAATGCGCGGGCTTCCGCGCCGTACGCAGCACACATTAGCCCGGTGAGGGGACGCGCACGCTCCGCCCGAGAACGCCAGGAGCGAACAGAGGCCGGGAACAAATCGTTCGACCGCGAACGGAGCTGTCGAGCGACGCCGTCGAGCGACGCCGTTGATCAGTGCCGCCGATCAGTGCGGTCAGTCAGTGCAGTCAGTCAGTGCAATCGGTCAGTGCTGGTCGATGCCGTGCAGGGGGAAGCCGGCGATACCGCGCCAGGCCAGCGAGGCCAGCAGCTGGACCGCCTGTTCGCGCGGGACGCTGCGGTCGCTGTGCAGCCAGGACCGCGCCACCACCTGGGAGAGACCGCCAAGACCGGAGGCGAGAAGCATCGACTCCGCGCGCGAGAGACCGGTGTCCTCCGCGATGACGTCGCAGATGGCCTCGGCGCACTCGTTGGTCACCTTGTCGACGCGCTCGCGCACGGCGGGCTCGTTCGTCAGGTCCGACTCGAAGACCAGCCGGAAGGCGCCGCCCTCGTCCTCGACGTACGCGAAATAGGCGTCCATCGTGGCCCGGACGCGCTGCTTGTTGTCGGTCGTCGACGCCAGCGCGCCGCGTACGGCCTGGATGAGGGACTCGCAGTGCTGGTCCAGCAGGGCCAGATAGAGGTCGAGCTTGCCGGGGAAGTGCTGGTAGAGCACCGGCTTGCTGACTCCGGCGCGTTCGGCGATGTCGTCCATCGCGGCCGAGTGGTAACCCTGGGCCACGAAGACTTCCTGGGCGGCGCCCAGCAACTGGTTCCGTCGGGCTCGGCGCGGCAGGCGCGTGCCTCGCGGGCGCGCCGCCTCTGTCTGCTCGATGGCTGTCACGCCGCCTCCCAAAATCGTCCACATGCGGTGAGCGCCGCGCCGCCATCGTACTTTTCGGTAACCCGGGTGTGCGCGGTGCGAGCGCAGAATTTCACGGACCGGACGCCGGGGAAAGTGCCGCGTACCACGTCAAACAGGTGCATGGCGGGCAGACGGAAGCCCTTTCTCGTCACCGGTCGTCGTCCCAGGTGAGGGTCGGGTTACCGGTAGTCGTCCTCGTCCAGGGAGACCACCCTGGCCTGTTCCGCCAGGTCCGCCTCGTTGGCGGCGTCCGGGTCGGCGTCGGTCAGCGGGTCGTCCCGGTTCCGGGCGACGTCGGTGTGCTGCTCGGCGGCGTCGGCCTCGGTGGCCTCGACGTCGTCGAACTGTACGGAGTCCTCCTCGGCGAAGGTGTCGG of Streptomyces phaeolivaceus contains these proteins:
- a CDS encoding DEAD/DEAH box helicase; translated protein: MTLPVALTGTDVIGQAKTGTGKTLGFGLPLLERVVVPADVEAGRAKPEDLVDSPQALVVVPTRELCTQVTNDLLTAGKVRNVRVTAIYGGRAYEPQVEALKKGVDVVIGTPGRLLDLAGQKKLNLKHVKCLVLDEADEMLDLGFLPDVEKIINMLPARRQTMLFSATMPGAVIGLARRYMSQPTHIRATAPDDEGATVRNTSQHIYRAHNMDKPELVARILQADGRGLAMVFCRTKRTAADLADQLKQRGFASGAVHGDLGQGAREQALRAFRNGKVDVLVCTDVAARGIDVEGVTHVINYQSPEDEKTYLHRIGRTGRAGAKGIAITLVDWDDIPRWQLINKALDLGFNDPPETYSTSPHLFEELSIPAGTKGVLPRSERTRAGLEAEELEDLGEPGGRGPRGRGGRSSGPAPAAERERERERPARTPRRRRRTRGGATLDGVAPEAATVTEPSAPASAPSVQTPGGDSVESEPRTPRRRRRTRVGANPAAEAAVETAETAETVESTPIERAEAVVGTVAGTTAGTPVESAEEAPKPRRRRTRKSVDAAAAVEAVEAAAVAEVAPSAEASLDTAEAPAKPRRRTRKVAAPVAAAPVETVVEEAVAEEAPAKPRRRTRKAAESAEAVVETTDGAAEAAVDAVEAPKTRRRARKSVAEAAESVVEAVAEEAAPAPRRRTRKTAEAAVAAVDTAEGATAEVAAAPRRRTRKVAAPVETAPVETVVEEAVAEEAPAKPRRRTRKVAEAAVAVDEAGVEVEAPAPRRRTRKAAATVTATGEGVVPAQPTEEQATKPRRTRKAAAPAVVEDGGAEAPAPRRRVRKAVAAVEGTEG
- a CDS encoding ferritin-like fold-containing protein, with amino-acid sequence MRFMTTSDKPENATGGESAADDTAEVTGIAAQDWDRASADPQYRAAVVDLLGALAYGELAAFERLAEDAKLAPTLVDKAELAKMAAAEFHHFERLAGRLTEIGEEPTRAMEPFVDALDGFHKQTAPSDWLEGLVKAYVGDSIASDFYREVAAHLDSDTRGLVLAVLDDTGHAGFAVEKVRAAIDEDPRVGGRLALWARRLMGEALSQSQRVVADRDALSTMLVGGVADGFDLAEVGRMFSRITEAHTKRMAALGLAA
- a CDS encoding IS701 family transposase produces the protein MTVEQVESWSEGVAGLHARFAHRFGRSEPRERALDYLNGLVAPLEKKNGWTLSEQVGQLRPDGVQRLLNHSDWDENAVRDDVRDFVVETIGAKNAVLICDDTGFLKKGTKSAGVQRQYTGTAGRTENCQIGTFLAYASARGRALIDRELYIPVSWTDDRERCRAAGIDDEIPFATKNEHCKWMLQRAVDAGIPFAWVTADEAYGQVKHLRVWLEERRIAHVLATKVNDTVTTADGGDARVDQLVAALPRQAWKRVSGGQGAHGERIYDWARVAIRPYWENGFGHWVLARRSISDPTEIAYYVCYGSVASRLKDLVKVAAARWAVEECFQTAKGECGLDHYQVRLYRAWYRHITLAMAALAYLTAVRAAEAAKGAERTTSKTSYPSASRRSAD
- a CDS encoding DUF3107 domain-containing protein, whose translation is MEVKIGVQHAPREIVLESGQSAEEVERAVAEALTGKSALLSLTDEHGRKVLIPADRLAYVDIGESAVRKVGFSAL
- a CDS encoding TetR/AcrR family transcriptional regulator, whose translation is MTAIEQTEAARPRGTRLPRRARRNQLLGAAQEVFVAQGYHSAAMDDIAERAGVSKPVLYQHFPGKLDLYLALLDQHCESLIQAVRGALASTTDNKQRVRATMDAYFAYVEDEGGAFRLVFESDLTNEPAVRERVDKVTNECAEAICDVIAEDTGLSRAESMLLASGLGGLSQVVARSWLHSDRSVPREQAVQLLASLAWRGIAGFPLHGIDQH